A section of the Pimelobacter simplex genome encodes:
- a CDS encoding cysteine hydrolase family protein encodes MTSIPLRALDGSADVPATLAESAVVLIDYQNTYTTGVMELTGWDPALDQAADLLARARAAGAPVIHVQHDSGPGSPYDITAPIGRIHDRVAPVAGEEVVTKTAPNSFVDTPLADLIAATGRRQVVLAGFMTHMCVTFTAEGAALRGYDLTVVADACATRALPSAAGDVPAEQLHAAALATIGDAYGAVVGSAADLR; translated from the coding sequence ATGACCTCGATCCCGCTGCGCGCGCTCGACGGCAGCGCCGACGTCCCCGCGACGCTCGCCGAGTCGGCCGTCGTCCTGATCGACTACCAGAACACCTACACGACCGGCGTGATGGAGCTGACCGGCTGGGACCCGGCCCTCGACCAGGCCGCCGACCTCCTCGCCCGGGCCCGGGCGGCGGGGGCTCCGGTGATCCACGTGCAGCACGACTCCGGCCCGGGCAGCCCGTACGACATCACGGCGCCGATCGGCCGGATCCACGACCGGGTCGCCCCGGTCGCGGGCGAGGAGGTGGTCACCAAGACCGCGCCCAACTCGTTCGTCGACACCCCGCTCGCCGACCTGATCGCGGCGACCGGACGCCGGCAGGTGGTGCTGGCCGGCTTCATGACCCACATGTGCGTGACGTTCACCGCCGAGGGCGCCGCGCTGCGCGGGTACGACCTCACGGTGGTCGCCGACGCCTGCGCGACCCGGGCGCTGCCGAGCGCGGCCGGCGACGTACCTGCGGAGCAGCTCCATGCCGCTGCCCTGGCGACCATCGGCGATGCCTATGGTGCCGTCGTCGGGTCCGCCGCCGACCTGCGGTAG
- a CDS encoding ArsR/SmtB family transcription factor, translating into MAMNQTVAEPTVTTAENEADALVAAACLLHGLSDPNRLAILQHLALGEHRVVDLTAHLGLAQSTVSKHLACLRDCGLVVSRPSGRASVISLAHPELTRDILRAAERLLAATGSAVVLCENFGPAALHTLDEQ; encoded by the coding sequence ATGGCGATGAATCAGACCGTGGCGGAGCCGACCGTGACGACGGCGGAGAACGAGGCCGACGCGCTCGTCGCGGCCGCGTGCCTGCTGCACGGGCTCAGCGACCCCAACCGGCTCGCGATCCTGCAGCACCTCGCCCTCGGCGAGCACCGGGTCGTCGACCTCACCGCCCACCTCGGCCTCGCCCAGTCGACGGTCTCCAAGCACCTGGCCTGCCTGCGCGACTGCGGGCTGGTCGTCTCGCGCCCCAGCGGCCGGGCCTCGGTGATCTCGCTGGCCCACCCCGAGCTGACCCGCGACATCCTGCGCGCCGCCGAGCGGCTGCTGGCGGCGACCGGCTCGGCCGTCGTGCTGTGCGAGAACTTCGGTCCCGCCGCGCTGCACACCCTGGACGAGCAGTGA
- a CDS encoding DUF6153 family protein, with the protein MRPEHGGLLLRRVLVALAALAGLFAMHGMADHGVASATLPAATAAMATMAGHDAGSTGHHDGTGDGTDDGSGGGHSGTMAELCLALLVLAAAGLAAGLLSRGRPLLALRPAPTRWRVLIARAARFRDPPDLFRLSVQRC; encoded by the coding sequence ATGCGCCCTGAGCACGGCGGCCTGCTGCTGCGCCGGGTGCTCGTCGCGCTCGCGGCGCTGGCCGGGCTGTTCGCCATGCACGGGATGGCCGACCACGGCGTCGCCTCCGCGACGCTGCCGGCGGCGACGGCGGCCATGGCGACCATGGCCGGGCACGACGCCGGCAGCACCGGTCACCACGACGGGACCGGCGACGGGACCGACGACGGGAGCGGCGGCGGCCACAGCGGCACCATGGCCGAGCTCTGCCTGGCCCTGCTCGTCCTGGCCGCGGCCGGGCTCGCGGCCGGGCTGCTCAGCCGCGGCCGCCCGCTGCTCGCGCTGCGCCCCGCCCCCACCCGGTGGCGGGTGCTGATCGCGCGGGCGGCCCGGTTCCGCGATCCTCCTGATCTCTTCCGGTTGTCGGTCCAGCGCTGCTGA
- a CDS encoding DUF305 domain-containing protein, with protein sequence MHRTTLRRLASATGAITLALGLAACGSDSDDAKQEPAAVETARNGDVFNAADVAFATAMIPHHAQALQMALLAQDRPLPPEVRALVDQVQAAQTPEVETMTTWLTDWGKDIPATAMDHANAGHDMDGMMSGADMTELEESSDEDFPRLWMTMMIEHHEGAITMARAEQADGRYADAVALAKAIVEAQAAEIATMKELLGQG encoded by the coding sequence ATGCACCGCACGACCCTTCGCCGGCTGGCCTCCGCCACCGGCGCGATCACCCTCGCCCTGGGCCTGGCCGCCTGCGGCTCGGACTCCGACGACGCGAAGCAGGAGCCGGCCGCGGTCGAGACCGCCCGCAACGGCGACGTCTTCAACGCCGCCGACGTCGCCTTCGCGACCGCGATGATCCCGCACCACGCCCAGGCGCTGCAGATGGCGCTGCTCGCCCAGGACCGTCCGCTCCCGCCGGAGGTCCGGGCCCTCGTCGACCAGGTCCAGGCCGCCCAGACCCCCGAAGTCGAGACGATGACGACCTGGCTCACCGACTGGGGCAAGGACATCCCGGCCACCGCGATGGACCACGCCAACGCGGGTCACGACATGGACGGGATGATGTCCGGCGCCGACATGACCGAGCTCGAGGAGTCCTCCGACGAGGACTTCCCGCGGCTCTGGATGACGATGATGATCGAGCACCACGAGGGCGCGATCACCATGGCCCGCGCCGAGCAGGCCGACGGCCGGTACGCCGACGCCGTCGCCCTCGCGAAGGCGATCGTCGAGGCCCAGGCCGCGGAGATCGCCACGATGAAGGAGCTGCTCGGCCAGGGCTGA
- a CDS encoding GlxA family transcriptional regulator: protein MPAPRVAVIAADGISPFHLSVPSLVWGGEEPAGEMEPWPIDVAAVRPGPVATSAGYAIGVAHGLDVVERADIVVMPWWHDPHRSAPEPVLDALRLAHDRGARVVGLCLGSFVVADAGLLDGRAATTHWKWEAVFRRRFPEVDLRPEELYVDAGAVITGAGATASVDTCLYVLAQRAGQSVANQVARRIVAAPHRAGGQAQYIEAPVPEPGDDPIARAMAWAAGALDIPLGIDDLAAHACMSRSSFTRAFRARTGTSVHPWLVAQRVARAQDLLETTDLAVDEVARHAGFGTAPRLRSHFVAALGVTPTRYRSDFAARAVVPG from the coding sequence GTGCCCGCACCCCGCGTCGCCGTCATCGCGGCCGACGGGATCAGCCCGTTCCACCTGTCCGTGCCGTCCCTGGTCTGGGGCGGCGAGGAGCCGGCCGGCGAGATGGAGCCCTGGCCGATCGACGTGGCCGCGGTCCGGCCCGGACCGGTGGCGACCTCGGCCGGCTACGCGATCGGGGTCGCGCACGGCCTCGACGTCGTCGAGCGCGCCGACATCGTGGTGATGCCGTGGTGGCACGACCCGCACCGGTCCGCACCGGAGCCGGTCCTCGACGCGCTCCGGCTCGCCCACGACCGCGGGGCCCGGGTGGTCGGGCTGTGCCTGGGCTCGTTCGTCGTCGCCGACGCCGGCCTGCTCGACGGCCGCGCCGCGACCACGCACTGGAAGTGGGAGGCGGTGTTCCGCCGCCGGTTCCCCGAGGTCGACCTGCGCCCCGAGGAGCTGTACGTCGACGCGGGCGCGGTGATCACCGGCGCCGGCGCCACCGCGAGCGTCGACACCTGCCTCTACGTCCTGGCCCAGCGGGCCGGCCAGTCCGTCGCCAACCAGGTCGCCCGCCGGATCGTCGCGGCCCCGCACCGGGCCGGCGGCCAGGCGCAGTACATCGAGGCGCCGGTCCCCGAGCCCGGCGACGACCCCATCGCGCGCGCCATGGCCTGGGCCGCCGGCGCGCTCGACATCCCGCTCGGCATCGACGACCTGGCCGCGCACGCGTGCATGAGCCGCAGCTCCTTCACCCGCGCGTTCCGCGCGCGCACCGGCACGAGCGTCCATCCGTGGCTCGTCGCGCAGCGGGTCGCGCGCGCCCAGGACCTGCTCGAGACCACCGACCTCGCGGTGGACGAGGTGGCGCGTCACGCGGGCTTCGGCACCGCGCCGCGGCTGCGCTCCCACTTCGTCGCGGCCCTCGGCGTGACGCCCACGCGCTACCGCTCCGACTTCGCCGCGCGGGCCGTCGTACCGGGGTGA